One Silene latifolia isolate original U9 population chromosome 4, ASM4854445v1, whole genome shotgun sequence DNA segment encodes these proteins:
- the LOC141651893 gene encoding uncharacterized protein LOC141651893, with protein MKQKVLNSGYFLFDNKPMVIKPWVLDIELTKEDVKNVPAWIRFQDLPLKFWGKGLPKIASLIGKYVKSDTPTELKTRLGFARVMVELQLGQKFPSSVRFMDEKNKMVTVKVEYEWKPIVCTNCNQLGHDKGQCRKGRKSVSHKPVRKEWRLVKKASQVVQAVPLVVTQTPDPETPTKIYKVTVDEEIEKTPEVGLTGDNKGSLSPVRLKPTEASRAIHVSPSYMEVLSGSKSPKSGIGINVYAFNGIQERENLWLKLQDISNKQQGSWAIGGDFNCVLQPNERLGGDFNVAAAEPFQNCLDPPETRIYSRLDRFFVNQEWLDAFPGFYANFLPEGNSALIQQELEVSKIAQEFQEAKVAFLRQKAKAHWLSEGDLNTAYFHGLIKSRRNKNFVHQILDHKNNLHSDQEGIQQAFLNYYQMLLGSKNDTREVRKAIVRKGRTCTEQHIQILMAHVSSEEIKDIIFHIPDDKAPGPDGYSSRFFNDSWETIGVEVTQAIKDFFISGRMLKQLNTTLITLILKTERPTSVLQYRPIACCNVIYKCISKILCNKAS; from the exons ATGAAACAAAAGGTACTCAATAGTGGTTACTTTTTGTTTGATAATAAGCCTATGGTCATCAAACCATGGGTACTAGACATAGAATTAACTAAGGAAGATGTTAAAAATGTTCCTGCTTGGATTAGATTTCAAGATTTACCACTTAAGTTTTGGGgtaaaggtcttcctaagatagcTAGCCTGATTGGAAAATATGTTAAGAGTGATACACCAACTGAATTGAAGACTAGACTTGGTTTTGCCAGGGTTATGGTGGAGTTACAATTGGGTCAAAAGTTCCCATCTTCAGTCAGGTTTATGGATGAGAAGAATAAAATGGTTACAGTTAAGGTTGAGTATGAATGGAAGCCTATTGTTTGTACTAATTGTAATCAGTTAGGCCATGATAAAGGTCAGTGCAGGAAAGGAAGGAAGAGTGTATCACACAAACCTGTAAGAAAGGAGTGGAGGCTTGTGAAGAAAGCATCCCAGGTAGTTCAGGCAGTACCCTTGGTTGTTACTCAAACTCCTGATCCTGAAACTCctacaaaaatatataaagttaCAGTGGATGAAGAAATAGAAAAAACGCCAGAGGTAGGACTGACAGGAGACAATAAAGGATCTTTATCTCCTGTTAGACTCAAGCCTACTGAAGCCTCCAGGGCCATACATGTATCCCCTTCTTATATGGAAGTTCTCAGTGGATCAAAGTCTCCCAAGTCAGGCATTGGTATCAATG TTTATGCTTTTAATGGGATTCAGGAAAGAGAGAATTTATGGTTGAAATTACAAGATATTTCCAATAAACAGCAAGGATCTTGGGCCATTGGGGGTGATTTCAACTGTGTGCTACAACCTAATGAGAGATTAGGAGGTGATTTTAATGTTGCTGCTGCTGAACCTTTTCAGAATTGCCTTGAT CCCCCTGAAACCAGAATTTATAGCAGGTTGGACAGGTTTTTTGTTAATCAAGAGTGGTTAGATGCCTTCCCTGGTTTTTATGCCAACTTTCTCCCTGAAG GTAATTCAGCTCTTATCCAACAAGAGTTAGAGGTGAGTAAGATAGCTCAGGAATTTCAGGAGGCAAAAGTGGCATTCCTCAGGCAAAAAGCAAAGGCTCATTGGCTCTCTGAAGGGGATTTAAATACAGCTTACTTTCATGGTCTGATAAAGTCAAGAAGAAATAAAAATTTTGTTCATCAAATTTTGGATCATAAGAATAACCTTCATTCAGATCAGGAAGGGATTCAGCAGGCTTTTTTGAACTATTATCAGATGCTACTGGGCTCAAAAAATGATACTAGAGAAGTTAGGAAAGCTATTGTCAGGAAAGGAAGAACTTGTACTGAGCAACATATACAAATCCTAATGGCTCATGTGTCTTCTGAGGAGATCAAGGACATCATTTTCCATATACCTGATGATAAAGCACCTGGCCCAGATGGATATTCTAGTAGATTTTTCAACGATTCCTGGGAGACTATTGGGGTTGAGGTAACTCAAGCAATCAAGGACTTCTTTATCTCTGGCAGAATGCTCAAGCAGCTAAATACTACCCTTATTACCCTCATCCTTAAGACTGAGAGGCCTACTTCTGTTTTGCAGTATAGGCCAATAGCTTGTTGCAATGTTATTTACAAATGCATCTCAAAAATCCTCTGCAACAAAGCTAGCTAG
- the LOC141651894 gene encoding uncharacterized protein LOC141651894 translates to MNTNAKLLRLGIRDDDTCFLCGQDQETLEHLFFACRYSREVLALVRARTGIKIPQTNIMGWRLSKRGTKEDKGVMNAVINACIYLIWQQINSCRIDECVLRPSKLVQQLIQDLKIRFFTLIKGNGDGGEYVRKIMAGDEGAS, encoded by the coding sequence ATGAACACAAATGCTAAGCTACTCAGATTAGGGATCAGGGACGATGATACCTGCTTCCTCTGTGGTCAGGATCAGGAGACTCTTGAACATTTGTTTTTCGCCTGTAGATATAGTAGGGAGGTCCTTGCTCTGGTACGGGCTCGTACTGGAATCAAGATCCCGCAGACTAACATTATGGGGTGGAGGTTGAGTAAAAGAGGGACTAAGGAAGATAAAGGAGTAATGAATGCTGTGATTAATGCATGTATTTACCTTATTTGGCAGCAAATAAACTCCTGCAGAATTGATGAATGCGTGTTGAGACCGTCCAAGCTTGTGCAACAGCTCATTCAGGACTTGAAGATCCGTTTCTTCACTCTGATCAAAGGAAATGGAGATGGTGGTGAATATGTTAGGAAAATTATGGCTGGAGATGAAGGTGCATCCTAA